A part of Thiomicrorhabdus sediminis genomic DNA contains:
- the murJ gene encoding murein biosynthesis integral membrane protein MurJ: protein MKRIIKATATVGGMTMISRVLGFVRDVVIARYFGASMGADAFFVAFKIPNFFRRLFAEGAFSQAFVPVLAEAKEKRGHEAVKHLVNAVSFRLGGILLLLTAFGVFGSSLWMMVFAPGFLDQPEKFALASDMLAITFPYLLLISLVAFSSAIMNTYNQFAVPAFTPVLLNLVIISFAIWLAPLLDVPVMALAWAVLVAGFVQLMFHLPFLYRLDLLPHPSRKSDPGVSEIKRLMLPALFGVSVAQINLLVDTILASFLVTGSVSWLYYSDRLMEFPLGVFGVALATVVLPGLSKKAANENWQGFQQDIDSALRLVVVIGIPATLGLLILAEPLIATLFFYGAFTAHDVHMSSMSLMAYSFGLLGFILVKILAPAFYARKDMKTPVKVAVVALLSNIVLNLLLIGPFAHVGLAAATTISAFINAGLLYFYLRKQQVYQPLAGWPKWWLQALLANIVLVLFLLWLVPETQQWHDFDVWQRLWWLSVLVGGAMALYAATLMATGLNPKRLLSKA from the coding sequence TTGAAACGCATTATTAAAGCCACCGCAACGGTTGGCGGCATGACCATGATTTCCCGGGTGCTGGGATTTGTTCGCGATGTTGTTATCGCGCGCTATTTCGGGGCTTCAATGGGCGCTGATGCGTTTTTTGTCGCCTTTAAGATACCTAACTTCTTTCGTCGTCTGTTTGCCGAAGGCGCATTTTCGCAAGCATTTGTTCCGGTACTGGCCGAGGCCAAGGAAAAACGCGGTCATGAAGCGGTTAAACACCTAGTCAATGCGGTCAGTTTCCGTCTTGGCGGTATTTTATTGTTGCTCACCGCCTTCGGGGTATTTGGTTCGTCTTTGTGGATGATGGTGTTTGCCCCGGGATTTTTGGACCAGCCTGAAAAGTTCGCCCTCGCCTCGGATATGCTGGCGATTACCTTTCCTTACCTGTTATTGATTTCGTTGGTGGCGTTTTCATCGGCGATTATGAACACCTATAACCAGTTTGCGGTACCGGCATTCACACCGGTATTATTGAATCTGGTGATTATCAGTTTTGCGATTTGGCTGGCGCCTTTATTGGATGTCCCTGTTATGGCGCTGGCTTGGGCGGTGCTGGTTGCCGGTTTTGTCCAGTTGATGTTCCATCTGCCGTTTTTATATCGACTCGATTTATTGCCGCACCCGTCGCGAAAATCCGATCCGGGTGTCTCGGAAATCAAGCGTTTGATGTTGCCTGCACTGTTTGGGGTTTCGGTGGCGCAGATTAACTTGCTGGTGGATACGATTCTGGCTTCATTTCTGGTCACAGGCTCGGTGTCATGGTTGTATTATTCAGACCGCTTAATGGAATTCCCATTAGGGGTATTCGGTGTCGCTTTGGCAACAGTGGTGTTGCCGGGCTTGTCGAAGAAAGCCGCCAATGAAAACTGGCAGGGCTTTCAGCAGGATATTGATAGCGCGTTGCGTTTAGTCGTGGTAATCGGTATTCCGGCGACCTTGGGGTTGCTGATTTTGGCCGAGCCATTAATCGCAACCTTGTTTTTTTATGGCGCTTTTACCGCGCATGATGTGCATATGTCGAGTATGAGTCTGATGGCCTATTCATTTGGCTTACTGGGCTTTATTCTGGTGAAGATTCTGGCGCCGGCATTTTATGCGCGTAAGGATATGAAAACGCCTGTTAAGGTCGCGGTGGTGGCGTTATTGAGCAATATCGTTTTGAACCTGTTGTTAATCGGTCCATTCGCTCATGTCGGGCTGGCCGCCGCCACCACTATTTCGGCGTTTATCAATGCCGGTTTATTGTATTTTTATTTGCGTAAACAGCAGGTTTATCAGCCGTTGGCCGGTTGGCCTAAATGGTGGTTACAGGCGTTGTTGGCTAATATCGTTCTGGTGCTGTTCTTATTGTGGTTGGTGCCGGAAACGCAACAGTGGCATGACTTTGATGTCTGGCAGCGTTTGTGGTGGTTGTCGGTTTTGGTGGGGGGAGCCATGGCGCTTTATGCGGCTACCTTGATGGCAACCGGATTGAATCCAAAACGTCTGTTGAGTAAGGCTTAA
- a CDS encoding acetolactate synthase large subunit: MKAAELFVKCLENEDVQYIFGIPGEENLDLMDALHDSDIEFILTRHEQGAAFMADVYGRLTGQAGVCLSTLGPGATNLVTGVADANMDHAPVVAIAGQASTNRLHKESHQVLDLVNLFEPITKYSTQILTPDVIPEVVRKAFKVAEAEKPGCSFIDFPENLAEKPVDKTPLKKQSPMPPIANPFKVEQAAEIISNAQFPIILAGNGAVRAHADEALQEFASKLNIPVATTFMAKGVLPCNNELSLGTIGLQAHDYISCGIDRADVVICVGYDIVEYHPHLWNRNPATQIIHIDTKPAEVDEHYIVATGLIGDIGYALNSIAAISKRHTGTPYQGLKTRIQETFHKLDQDLDFPVKPQRILSDLRKALAPEDIIVSDVGAHKMWIARMYEAQAPNSCIISNGFAAMGIALPGAIAAKLAKPDQVAVAVTGDAGFLMNVQELETAVRRKIPVIVLIWNDEHYGLIKWKQENQFGRESYVDFTNPDFLKLAEAFGAKGYRIESTDQLLPTLQQAIEDNCVVLIDCPVDYSENLKLTEELGHMICPT, encoded by the coding sequence ATGAAAGCTGCAGAGTTGTTTGTTAAGTGCTTGGAAAACGAAGATGTGCAATATATCTTTGGTATTCCAGGGGAAGAAAACCTTGATCTGATGGACGCCCTGCATGATAGCGATATTGAGTTTATTCTCACCCGTCACGAACAGGGTGCTGCCTTTATGGCCGATGTATACGGCCGCCTGACCGGCCAAGCCGGCGTCTGCTTATCCACCCTAGGCCCCGGAGCCACCAATTTAGTGACCGGTGTGGCCGATGCCAATATGGACCATGCCCCGGTGGTCGCTATTGCCGGACAAGCCAGCACCAACCGACTCCACAAAGAAAGCCATCAGGTTTTGGATCTTGTCAATCTATTTGAACCCATCACGAAGTATAGTACGCAGATACTGACCCCGGATGTCATTCCCGAAGTCGTGCGTAAAGCCTTTAAGGTCGCCGAAGCGGAAAAACCTGGTTGTAGCTTTATCGATTTTCCGGAAAACCTGGCCGAAAAACCGGTAGATAAAACACCATTAAAAAAACAGAGCCCGATGCCACCTATCGCCAACCCTTTTAAAGTGGAACAGGCGGCAGAGATTATTTCCAATGCGCAATTTCCAATTATTCTCGCCGGTAACGGTGCGGTTCGCGCCCATGCCGATGAAGCCCTACAAGAATTTGCCAGCAAATTGAATATCCCTGTAGCCACAACTTTTATGGCCAAAGGGGTTCTGCCTTGCAATAACGAATTGTCGCTGGGAACCATCGGCCTGCAAGCGCATGACTATATCTCCTGCGGAATTGACCGCGCCGATGTGGTGATTTGTGTGGGCTATGACATAGTCGAATACCACCCTCATTTGTGGAACCGTAATCCAGCTACCCAAATTATCCATATTGACACCAAACCGGCGGAAGTCGATGAACACTATATTGTCGCTACCGGTTTAATCGGTGACATAGGCTATGCACTCAACAGCATTGCCGCGATAAGTAAACGCCATACCGGAACACCTTATCAAGGCCTTAAAACCAGAATTCAGGAGACCTTTCATAAACTCGATCAAGATTTAGACTTCCCGGTCAAACCCCAACGTATCCTTAGTGATTTACGTAAGGCCTTAGCTCCTGAAGATATTATTGTCAGTGATGTCGGCGCCCATAAGATGTGGATCGCCAGAATGTATGAGGCACAAGCGCCTAACAGCTGCATTATCTCGAATGGTTTTGCCGCCATGGGTATCGCTCTTCCAGGAGCCATTGCCGCCAAATTGGCCAAACCTGACCAGGTTGCGGTAGCGGTCACCGGTGATGCCGGCTTTCTGATGAATGTACAAGAACTGGAAACCGCCGTGCGCAGAAAAATTCCGGTTATCGTGCTGATTTGGAATGACGAACACTATGGATTGATTAAATGGAAACAGGAAAACCAATTTGGCCGAGAAAGCTATGTCGATTTCACCAACCCGGACTTTCTCAAACTGGCGGAAGCGTTTGGCGCGAAAGGTTACCGCATTGAAAGCACCGACCAGCTGCTACCGACTCTGCAACAAGCCATAGAGGACAACTGCGTGGTATTGATCGATTGTCCGGTGGACTATTCTGAAAACCTAAAATTGACCGAAGAGCTCGGCCATATGATTTGCCCGACTTAA
- a CDS encoding DUF3817 domain-containing protein yields MQALRVLALLEGLSLIALLFIAMPLKYSYGMPEAVKIVGQTHGILFLLFNAALFYHVSRGHLSDSRAFLGLLCSFVPFGTFWFKAKYLKVEDSLTD; encoded by the coding sequence ATGCAAGCATTGCGTGTATTGGCATTATTGGAAGGTTTATCCTTAATTGCATTACTTTTTATCGCCATGCCATTGAAGTATTCTTACGGCATGCCGGAAGCGGTTAAGATCGTCGGGCAGACGCACGGTATTTTGTTTCTACTGTTTAATGCCGCGCTGTTTTACCATGTCAGTCGTGGCCATTTAAGCGACAGCAGAGCGTTTTTGGGGTTGCTCTGTTCTTTTGTGCCTTTTGGTACTTTTTGGTTTAAGGCTAAATACCTGAAAGTAGAAGATAGTCTGACGGATTAA
- the rpsT gene encoding 30S ribosomal protein S20 has translation MANSAQAAKRARQAESRRQHNVALRSDMRTAVKKVLAAIDAGDQAAANAAFRVAQSKLDGMARKGIINKNKAARSKSRINARIKAMA, from the coding sequence ATGGCAAACTCAGCACAGGCAGCTAAGCGCGCTCGTCAAGCCGAATCACGTCGTCAGCATAACGTAGCTCTACGCTCTGATATGCGTACAGCAGTTAAAAAAGTTCTTGCTGCAATCGATGCTGGTGATCAGGCAGCTGCAAACGCGGCTTTCCGTGTAGCTCAGTCAAAACTTGATGGTATGGCTCGTAAGGGTATTATCAACAAGAACAAAGCAGCTCGTTCTAAGAGCCGTATCAATGCTCGTATTAAAGCGATGGCATAA
- the rlmH gene encoding 23S rRNA (pseudouridine(1915)-N(3))-methyltransferase RlmH: MIIHFITVGQKMPKWVQDGYNEYAKRLPKACELKLHELPMATRGKSGSVDKYKAEEAKRILAAIPKGAMLIVLDEHGQQVTTKGLADKMEAWLASGQDIALIVGGPDGLEQSLIQQAQWKWGLSKLTLPHPMVRVLVAEQVYRAWSVINNHPYHRE, from the coding sequence ATGATTATCCACTTTATTACCGTTGGCCAGAAAATGCCCAAGTGGGTACAGGACGGATATAACGAATACGCCAAACGTCTGCCTAAAGCCTGTGAACTGAAACTGCATGAGTTGCCGATGGCAACACGCGGCAAATCGGGCTCGGTGGATAAATATAAAGCCGAAGAAGCCAAGCGCATTCTCGCTGCCATACCCAAAGGAGCGATGCTCATTGTATTGGATGAGCATGGCCAACAAGTCACCACCAAAGGGCTGGCCGATAAGATGGAAGCCTGGCTTGCCAGTGGCCAGGATATAGCGCTGATCGTCGGTGGGCCGGATGGGTTGGAGCAAAGTCTGATCCAACAGGCGCAGTGGAAATGGGGATTGTCAAAACTGACTTTGCCGCATCCGATGGTGAGAGTGCTGGTGGCCGAACAGGTTTATCGAGCGTGGTCAGTTATAAATAATCATCCCTATCATAGAGAGTGA
- the rsfS gene encoding ribosome silencing factor, which yields MSMNLKEVENLVVTTLEDAKARDIQVIDVAGVSSFADLMIVATGTSTTHVRSCGSFVEQAFKDAGEPPMGVETGPQPDWVLIDLGDVIVHVMTEGARAHYALEKLWDIKNKPEQAAE from the coding sequence ATGAGTATGAATTTAAAAGAAGTGGAAAACCTGGTGGTTACCACGCTAGAAGATGCCAAAGCGCGTGATATCCAAGTAATTGATGTTGCTGGTGTGAGCAGTTTTGCCGATTTGATGATTGTGGCAACCGGTACATCGACCACCCATGTGCGTTCTTGTGGTTCGTTTGTAGAACAAGCGTTTAAGGATGCCGGTGAGCCGCCAATGGGGGTCGAGACAGGTCCGCAGCCTGACTGGGTGCTCATCGATTTGGGTGATGTGATTGTCCATGTGATGACCGAAGGTGCCCGTGCGCATTATGCATTGGAAAAACTTTGGGATATCAAGAATAAGCCAGAACAAGCGGCTGAGTAA
- the nadD gene encoding nicotinate-nucleotide adenylyltransferase — MMRFIGINGGTFDPIHYGHLRPALEAMQLLGLHQVRFIPCFQPVHRGKPQVSAEQRCEMIELALQGQPNFVLDKTELLKGGPSYMVETLEILRKEFAEDSLVLMMGTDAFAKFDGWYQWQRILELANIVILHRPGEPVPQQGKVGEIYQQHQVDEFTAAYGQISDLAVTQLDISSTQIRDYLGQNLSVQYLLPFKVLQYIENNKLYRAQ; from the coding sequence ATGATGCGTTTTATCGGAATAAATGGCGGTACCTTTGATCCGATTCATTACGGTCATTTGCGTCCGGCTTTGGAAGCAATGCAGCTGTTGGGGTTACACCAGGTGCGCTTTATTCCTTGTTTTCAACCGGTGCATCGCGGTAAGCCACAAGTGTCGGCCGAACAGCGTTGTGAGATGATTGAGTTGGCTCTGCAGGGGCAGCCGAACTTTGTTCTCGATAAAACCGAACTGCTCAAAGGTGGACCATCTTATATGGTGGAAACCTTGGAGATTCTTAGAAAAGAGTTTGCCGAGGATTCTTTGGTTTTAATGATGGGAACCGATGCGTTTGCCAAATTCGACGGGTGGTATCAGTGGCAGCGCATTTTGGAATTGGCCAATATTGTTATCTTGCATCGTCCGGGAGAACCGGTACCGCAACAAGGTAAAGTAGGTGAAATTTACCAGCAACATCAGGTCGATGAATTTACGGCTGCCTACGGACAGATTAGTGATCTGGCGGTGACACAGTTGGATATTAGCTCCACCCAAATTCGCGATTATTTAGGCCAGAATTTAAGTGTGCAATATTTACTGCCGTTTAAGGTCTTACAATATATTGAAAACAACAAATTATATCGCGCGCAATAG
- a CDS encoding glutamate-5-semialdehyde dehydrogenase, with translation MDIQAYMTQVGTQARQASRALLRATTEQKNRALLAMANALEANKATLQAENAKDLVKGEANGLDAAMLDRLAITDVTIASMAEGLRQIAALQDPVGEISDMSFRPSGIQVGKMRVPLGVVGIIYESRPNVTIDAAALCLKSGNAAILRGGSEALHSNQALAGCIRQGLSDAGLAADTVQVIETTDREVVGHLIAMPEFVDVIIPRGGKGLIERISQGARVPVIKHLDGICHVYIDDDADFEKAVKVALNAKTHRYGVCNAMETLLVAESQAEKVLPELAKLYAEKQVELRGCEKTCAIIDAKAASEEDWASEYLAPVLSIKVVADVDAAMDHIASFSSGHTESIITENFTTARRFLAEVDSSSVMVNASTRFADGFEYGLGAEIGISTDKFHARGPVGLEGLTSQKYIVLGDGTIRQ, from the coding sequence ATGGATATTCAAGCCTATATGACACAAGTCGGCACTCAAGCAAGACAAGCTTCGCGTGCTTTATTGCGTGCCACAACCGAGCAGAAAAACCGTGCCTTATTGGCGATGGCCAATGCGCTTGAAGCCAATAAGGCGACTTTACAAGCCGAAAACGCTAAGGATTTGGTTAAGGGGGAGGCTAACGGTCTTGATGCAGCGATGCTCGACCGTTTGGCGATTACCGATGTCACCATTGCCTCTATGGCGGAAGGTCTGCGTCAAATTGCCGCTTTGCAAGACCCTGTCGGCGAAATCAGCGATATGAGTTTTAGGCCGTCGGGGATACAGGTTGGCAAGATGCGTGTACCTTTAGGGGTGGTAGGTATTATTTATGAATCCCGTCCCAATGTAACCATTGATGCCGCGGCGTTGTGTTTGAAATCCGGCAATGCAGCCATTTTACGCGGCGGCTCCGAAGCCTTGCATTCAAACCAGGCTTTGGCCGGGTGCATTAGGCAAGGTTTGTCTGATGCCGGTTTGGCTGCGGATACCGTGCAGGTAATCGAAACCACCGATCGTGAAGTGGTTGGTCATTTGATTGCCATGCCTGAGTTTGTTGATGTCATTATCCCTCGAGGCGGTAAAGGGCTTATCGAGCGTATTAGCCAGGGCGCACGAGTTCCGGTGATAAAACATCTGGATGGAATCTGTCACGTTTATATCGATGACGATGCCGACTTTGAAAAAGCGGTGAAGGTAGCGCTTAACGCGAAAACTCATCGCTATGGCGTTTGTAATGCGATGGAAACCTTATTAGTGGCCGAATCTCAGGCTGAGAAGGTATTACCTGAGCTGGCCAAGCTTTATGCCGAAAAACAGGTCGAGTTGCGCGGTTGTGAAAAAACTTGTGCGATTATCGATGCCAAAGCGGCGAGCGAAGAGGATTGGGCGAGCGAATATCTGGCGCCGGTATTGTCGATTAAGGTTGTCGCCGATGTGGACGCGGCAATGGATCATATCGCCAGCTTTAGCTCAGGGCATACCGAATCGATTATTACCGAGAACTTTACTACGGCACGTCGATTCTTGGCTGAAGTCGATTCAAGCTCGGTAATGGTTAATGCATCAACGCGTTTTGCCGATGGCTTTGAATATGGCTTGGGTGCGGAAATCGGCATCAGTACCGATAAATTTCATGCGCGTGGTCCGGTCGGTCTGGAAGGGTTGACGTCACAGAAGTATATCGTTTTGGGTGACGGAACCATCCGTCAGTAA
- the holA gene encoding DNA polymerase III subunit delta — translation MILASAFLKQLQTSQLDIKPIYLLYGEEPLFLRDCLDGLRNRLTEQGYLAGDVYDVDANADWQSLQMDTQAGSLFAETRMILVNLPKGSPGKDGTKFFQDWCALNHANGNLPPEVVLVVLCERLDSRQVKAKWVSAIESAGLVVQAKPVPSNALPQWCLNQAQVYGLSLENEAASLLAERVEGNLLAADQELVKLSLILPPGSTISAEQVKQHVVDQAHYQLFALATEMLMGNRQHSLQMLTRLQQEGIEAPVILWLIAKELRQLIELAKLTEQVNLNQAFKQCRIWSSRQTEYAQALKRQSQHSWQALLKQALEIDLMIKGIQPILNDREVWSAMSALIAKIAQ, via the coding sequence GTGATTTTAGCCAGTGCGTTTTTAAAACAGTTACAAACATCGCAGTTGGATATCAAACCCATCTATCTGCTTTATGGCGAAGAACCACTGTTTTTACGCGACTGTCTGGATGGCTTGCGTAACCGCTTAACCGAGCAAGGTTATCTTGCCGGTGATGTTTATGATGTAGATGCCAATGCCGATTGGCAGAGTCTGCAGATGGACACCCAAGCAGGCTCGCTATTTGCCGAAACACGCATGATTCTAGTCAACTTGCCGAAGGGGTCACCGGGTAAAGACGGCACTAAATTTTTTCAGGATTGGTGTGCATTAAACCACGCTAATGGCAACTTGCCGCCAGAGGTGGTGTTGGTGGTGTTATGCGAACGTTTGGACAGTCGCCAGGTTAAAGCCAAGTGGGTTTCGGCGATTGAGTCTGCCGGCCTTGTGGTACAAGCCAAGCCGGTACCGAGCAATGCCTTACCACAGTGGTGTTTGAATCAGGCGCAGGTCTACGGGTTAAGTTTGGAAAACGAAGCCGCCAGCCTATTGGCCGAACGGGTTGAAGGCAACTTATTGGCTGCCGACCAGGAGCTGGTGAAACTGTCATTGATTTTACCTCCCGGTTCGACGATCAGCGCCGAGCAGGTCAAGCAACATGTGGTTGATCAAGCGCATTATCAACTGTTTGCCTTAGCGACCGAGATGCTGATGGGTAATCGACAGCACAGTTTGCAGATGTTAACCCGTTTGCAGCAAGAGGGTATTGAGGCACCGGTTATTCTCTGGCTGATCGCTAAAGAGTTACGCCAGTTAATTGAACTGGCCAAATTGACCGAGCAGGTCAATTTGAATCAGGCGTTTAAGCAATGCAGGATCTGGTCATCCCGGCAGACAGAGTATGCCCAGGCTTTAAAACGACAGTCGCAGCATAGTTGGCAGGCGTTGTTGAAACAAGCGCTGGAGATCGATCTGATGATTAAGGGCATTCAACCGATTCTGAATGATCGTGAGGTTTGGTCGGCAATGTCGGCGTTGATTGCGAAGATCGCCCAATAG
- the leuS gene encoding leucine--tRNA ligase produces the protein MAEVQYNPQQLETEIQKTWDENQTFVVNEDSDKEKYYCLSMFPYPSGKLHMGHVRNYTIGDVISRFQRMQGKNVLQPMGWDAFGLPAENAAMANQVAPAKWTYENIDYMRNQLKSMGLAYDWTREVATCHPEYYRWEQWLFTKLMEKGLVYRKLSVVNWDPVDMTVLANEQVIDGKGWRSGAPVERKEIAQWFLRITDYAEELLQDLDKLDGWPEQVKTMQKNWIGKSTGLQISFPIKDQDTTLDVYTTRPDTLMGVTYVAIAADHPLAKKAAVNNEPLAAFIEECSHISTAEADMETMDKKGVDTGIRVEHPITGETVPVWAANFVLMGYGTGAVMSVPAHDQRDYEFAKAYDLPIKVVIGTEAGVPADVSEQAFTEKGILVNSAQFDGLKSKQALHEMAKVLGEKNLGEKQTNYRLRDWGISRQRYWGCPIPVIYCPACGALPVPEEQLPVKLPEDVVPDGSGSPLAKMDSFKNCDCPQCGGRATRETDTFDTFFESSWYHARYTSKDNSEAMLDERADYWAPVDQYIGGIEHAILHLLYARFFHKLMRDQGLVKSDEPFKNLLTQGMVLLDGSKMSKSKGNTVDPQGLIEKFGADTVRLFIMFAAPPEQSLEWSDKGVEGAFRFLNRVWRQVYAHIENGTVAMATSSEGLDKAAKAMRLKLHETLQKVGDDMGRRQTFNTAIAACMELMNEISKFEVNSDADKAVMQEALQVLVLMLSPMTPHIAQRLWEALGHQGLVVDVNWPEVDESALVKSEIELMVQVNGKLRGKIEVAANADKDSILAAAKADEAVQKFIDGKEIVKEIVVPGRLVNLVVKG, from the coding sequence ATGGCAGAAGTTCAATACAATCCACAGCAACTTGAAACTGAAATCCAGAAAACCTGGGATGAAAACCAGACCTTTGTTGTCAACGAAGACAGCGATAAAGAGAAATACTACTGTTTGTCGATGTTCCCTTACCCAAGCGGTAAGCTCCATATGGGGCACGTTCGTAACTACACCATCGGTGATGTAATCTCTCGTTTTCAGCGTATGCAGGGGAAAAATGTATTGCAGCCTATGGGATGGGATGCCTTCGGTCTGCCGGCGGAAAATGCGGCGATGGCCAATCAGGTGGCTCCGGCTAAATGGACTTATGAAAACATCGACTATATGCGTAACCAGCTGAAGTCGATGGGCTTGGCTTATGACTGGACTCGTGAAGTCGCTACCTGTCATCCGGAATACTACCGTTGGGAACAGTGGTTATTTACCAAACTAATGGAAAAAGGTTTGGTTTATCGCAAGCTTTCAGTGGTTAACTGGGATCCGGTGGATATGACGGTTCTGGCGAATGAGCAGGTTATCGATGGTAAGGGCTGGCGTTCTGGTGCACCAGTTGAGCGTAAGGAAATCGCTCAGTGGTTCCTGCGTATCACCGACTATGCCGAAGAACTTCTACAAGATTTGGATAAGCTGGATGGTTGGCCAGAACAGGTTAAGACCATGCAGAAAAACTGGATCGGTAAATCTACCGGTTTACAGATTTCTTTTCCAATCAAAGACCAAGACACCACTTTGGATGTGTATACCACGCGCCCCGATACTTTAATGGGTGTGACCTATGTAGCGATTGCTGCGGATCATCCATTGGCGAAAAAAGCCGCGGTCAATAATGAGCCGCTAGCGGCGTTTATCGAAGAGTGTTCACACATCTCCACAGCTGAAGCCGATATGGAAACCATGGACAAAAAAGGTGTCGATACCGGTATTCGTGTCGAGCACCCGATTACCGGTGAAACCGTTCCGGTCTGGGCCGCCAACTTTGTCTTGATGGGCTATGGTACCGGTGCGGTGATGTCGGTTCCGGCACATGATCAACGCGACTATGAATTTGCCAAGGCTTATGACTTGCCTATTAAGGTGGTCATCGGTACCGAAGCTGGTGTGCCCGCTGATGTTTCGGAACAAGCCTTTACCGAAAAAGGTATTCTGGTAAATTCCGCACAATTTGACGGCTTGAAATCAAAGCAAGCTTTACATGAAATGGCTAAGGTGTTGGGTGAGAAAAACCTGGGTGAAAAGCAGACCAACTATCGTCTGCGTGACTGGGGTATTTCTCGTCAGCGTTATTGGGGTTGCCCGATCCCGGTCATCTATTGCCCGGCGTGTGGAGCTTTACCTGTGCCTGAAGAGCAGCTACCGGTTAAATTACCGGAGGATGTGGTACCGGATGGTTCCGGTTCGCCGTTGGCAAAAATGGACAGTTTCAAAAATTGTGACTGCCCGCAGTGTGGCGGTCGCGCAACGCGTGAAACAGACACTTTCGATACTTTCTTCGAATCGTCTTGGTATCACGCTCGCTATACCTCTAAGGATAATTCTGAGGCGATGCTGGATGAACGTGCCGATTATTGGGCTCCGGTCGATCAGTATATCGGTGGTATCGAACATGCCATTCTTCACTTGCTGTATGCGCGTTTCTTCCATAAGTTGATGCGCGATCAAGGATTGGTGAAATCCGATGAACCCTTCAAGAATCTGCTGACGCAAGGTATGGTATTGCTGGATGGTTCGAAAATGTCGAAGTCCAAAGGTAATACCGTCGATCCGCAAGGTCTGATTGAAAAGTTCGGTGCCGATACGGTACGTCTATTCATTATGTTTGCGGCGCCTCCAGAGCAGAGTTTGGAATGGTCGGATAAAGGTGTTGAAGGGGCGTTCCGCTTCCTGAACCGCGTTTGGCGCCAAGTGTATGCGCATATTGAAAACGGCACAGTCGCGATGGCAACCTCTTCGGAAGGTTTGGACAAGGCCGCTAAAGCGATGCGTCTGAAACTGCATGAAACCTTGCAGAAGGTCGGTGACGACATGGGGCGCCGTCAAACATTCAATACCGCAATTGCCGCTTGTATGGAATTGATGAATGAGATTTCTAAGTTTGAAGTCAATAGCGATGCCGACAAAGCGGTCATGCAAGAAGCTTTGCAAGTCTTGGTATTGATGCTGTCACCGATGACTCCGCATATTGCTCAACGTTTATGGGAAGCCTTAGGTCATCAAGGTTTGGTGGTCGATGTCAATTGGCCAGAAGTCGATGAGTCGGCCTTGGTTAAATCGGAGATCGAGCTGATGGTTCAGGTAAACGGTAAATTGCGCGGTAAGATTGAAGTGGCTGCCAATGCCGACAAGGACTCTATTTTGGCCGCAGCGAAAGCTGATGAAGCGGTACAGAAGTTTATTGATGGCAAAGAGATCGTTAAAGAGATTGTCGTGCCGGGACGTTTGGTCAACTTGGTAGTAAAAGGTTAA
- a CDS encoding zinc ribbon-containing protein, translated as MSQNKMLHAYRTLLNHAKDWAFKTENATWDTLGHAIEKAEQADHALAELSAKEFAQVQQDLQADIEKTAEYLSEVEQGIDEFLEMDLPLLEKILTDKALSLADPTEITVLRFRLAAAMDENHPVFSKQ; from the coding sequence ATGAGTCAAAATAAAATGCTCCATGCATATCGAACTCTGCTTAATCACGCTAAAGACTGGGCGTTTAAAACGGAAAACGCGACATGGGATACCTTAGGTCATGCGATTGAAAAAGCAGAACAGGCTGATCACGCACTGGCCGAGTTGAGCGCAAAGGAATTCGCACAAGTTCAACAGGATTTACAGGCCGATATTGAAAAAACGGCCGAGTATTTGTCCGAAGTCGAACAAGGCATTGATGAGTTTTTAGAAATGGATTTGCCTTTATTGGAAAAAATTCTTACCGACAAGGCATTGAGTCTGGCCGACCCAACCGAAATTACCGTATTGCGCTTTAGACTTGCCGCAGCCATGGATGAAAACCACCCGGTGTTCAGCAAACAATAA